A portion of the Oncorhynchus gorbuscha isolate QuinsamMale2020 ecotype Even-year linkage group LG07, OgorEven_v1.0, whole genome shotgun sequence genome contains these proteins:
- the rab23 gene encoding ras-related protein Rab-23 isoform X1: MLEEDMEVAIKVVVVGNGAVGKSSMIQRYCKGIFTKDYKKTIGVDFLERQLLVNDEDVRLMLWDTAGQEEFDAITKAYYRGAQACVLVFSTTDRESFEAIGSWWEKVEIEVGDIPTVLVQNKIDLLNDTVIKNEEAEGLAKKLKLRFYRTSVKEDLNVNEVFKYLADKYLQRLKRQTAEEPEVVHTTSNKIGVFNTTSSNLSSQNSSNGREVISLRPNKQRTKKSKNPFGSCSLL; encoded by the exons atgttggaggaggacatggaAGTGGCCAtcaaggtggtggtggtgggcaacGGTGCGGTGGGGAAGTCCAGCATGATCCAGCGCTACTGCAAGGGCATCTTCACCAAGGACTACAAGAAGACCATCGGTGTGGACTTCCTGGAGAGACAGCTACT AGTGAATGATGAAGATGTGAGATTGATGTTGTGGGACACGGCAGGGCAGGAAGAGTTTGACGCCATCACCAAGGCCTACTACCGCG GTGCCCAGGCGTGTGTACTGGTCTTCTCCACCACTGACAGGGAATCGTTTGAGGCCATCGGCAGCTGGTGGGAGAAGGTGGAGATAGAGGTGGGAGACATCCCCACTGTCCTGGTGCAGAACAAGATTGACCTTCTGAATGACACAGTGATCAAAAA tgaggaggcagaaggTCTGGCCAAGAAGCTCAAGTTAAGGTTTTACCGAACCTCCGTAAAGGAGGACCTCAATGTCAATGAAG TTTTTAAATACTTAGCAGATAAGTATCTGCAGCGACTGAAGCGACAAACAGCAGAAGAGCCTGAGGTAGTCCATACAACTAGCAATAAAATTG GAGTTTTCAACACCACAAGTAGTAACTTATCTAGTCAGAACTCCAGCAACGGCCGAGAAGTCATCAGCTTGCGACCCAACAAACAGAGGACAAAGAAAAGCAAAAACCCCTTTGGTAGCTGCAGCCTTCTTTAG
- the rab23 gene encoding ras-related protein Rab-23 isoform X2: MLEEDMEVAIKVVVVGNGAVGKSSMIQRYCKGIFTKDYKKTIGVDFLERQLLVNDEDVRLMLWDTAGQEEFDAITKAYYRGAQACVLVFSTTDRESFEAIGSWWEKVEIEVGDIPTVLVQNKIDLLNDTVIKNEEAEGLAKKLKLRFYRTSVKEDLNVNEVFKYLADKYLQRLKRQTAEEPEVVHTTSNKIGWMSR, from the exons atgttggaggaggacatggaAGTGGCCAtcaaggtggtggtggtgggcaacGGTGCGGTGGGGAAGTCCAGCATGATCCAGCGCTACTGCAAGGGCATCTTCACCAAGGACTACAAGAAGACCATCGGTGTGGACTTCCTGGAGAGACAGCTACT AGTGAATGATGAAGATGTGAGATTGATGTTGTGGGACACGGCAGGGCAGGAAGAGTTTGACGCCATCACCAAGGCCTACTACCGCG GTGCCCAGGCGTGTGTACTGGTCTTCTCCACCACTGACAGGGAATCGTTTGAGGCCATCGGCAGCTGGTGGGAGAAGGTGGAGATAGAGGTGGGAGACATCCCCACTGTCCTGGTGCAGAACAAGATTGACCTTCTGAATGACACAGTGATCAAAAA tgaggaggcagaaggTCTGGCCAAGAAGCTCAAGTTAAGGTTTTACCGAACCTCCGTAAAGGAGGACCTCAATGTCAATGAAG TTTTTAAATACTTAGCAGATAAGTATCTGCAGCGACTGAAGCGACAAACAGCAGAAGAGCCTGAGGTAGTCCATACAACTAGCAATAAAATTG GATGGATGAGCCGGTGA
- the bag2 gene encoding BAG family molecular chaperone regulator 2: MAQAKIHQAKMIEAANGKFSRSMSMADRSGRLLESLDQLEIRVETLREAATSMEQERECLLDMIQSIKNSEEMRSICDGEREELSLTANRLLGRTLTVEISVEIIRNSTQEDALRKATSLIDELAAKLLDDMDGARKGLMALHAACVTEAPPVPIDTKFQTIVITCALEDQKKIKRRLETLIRNVDNAEKNIKIMDHQKVDDLNSANGK, encoded by the exons ATGGCACAAGCGAAAATCCACCAGGCTAAAATGATTGAAGCCGCTAATGGCAAATTCAGCAGATCAATGTCTATGGCAGATCGCTCCGGACGACTTCTTGAAAGTTTGGACCAGCTGGAAATAAG GGTGGAGACTTTACGCGAGGCCGCGACTTCaatggaacaggagagagagtgcTTACTTGATATGATCCAGTCCATAAAGAATAGTGAAGAAATGCGCAGTATTTGTGACG gagagagagaggaactatcTTTAACTGCTAACCGTCTTCTGGGTAGGACGCTGACAGTTGAAATATCAGTGGAAATCATTAGAAACTCCACACAGGAGGATGCGCTACGCAAGGCTACCTCTTTGATTGATGAGCTTGCTGCAAAGTTGCTTGACGACATGGATGGGGCCAGAAAGGGCCTGATGGCACTGCACGCTGCCTGTGTGACCGAGGCACCACCGGTTCCTATCGATACAAAATTCCAGACGATCGTCATCACCTGCGCCCTGGAAGATCAGAAAAAAATCAAGAGGAGGCTGGAAACTCTGATAAGGAACGTGGATAATGCTGAGAAGAATATCAAGATAATGGATCATCAGAAAGTGGATGACTTAAACAGTGCCAATGGCAAATGA